GTGTTCACGGCGAACTCCGCCGCCACGGCCAGGTCCGCCGTCACGTTCACGTCCAGGCGCGGATTCCCCACGCTCCCGTCACTCCACTGGACGAAGTGGTACCCCTCCTCCGGAACCGCCTCCACCGCCGTGCCGCCCGAACCGTATGGCACGGTCTGGGTGGACGCACCCAAAATGGAGCCGCCCCCGCCCGCCGTGTAGGACAGGGTGTGCCGGCTCACCGCAAAGGCGGCGGTAACCGTCAGGTCCGCCGTCACATTCAGGTCCGTGCGCGGATTCTGCGCGGACCCGTCGCTCCACACCACAAACCGGTACCCGGTGTCCGGCACGGCCTCGACGGGCGCGCCGTCCTCGCCGTGGTTTACCTCCTGGGGCGCGGTGCCGGTGATGGTCCCGTTAGCGCCCGCCCTATAGGTGAGCGTGTAGCGGTTTAGGGCGAATTTGGCCGTGACATCCACGTCGCCCGCCACGTTCAGGTCCGTGCGCGGATTCTGCGTGGACCCGTCGCTCCACCGCACAAAATGATGCCCCGTGTCCGGCACCGCCGTGACCGACGCACCGTCCTGCCCATGGTCCACCGTCTGCGGGGTGGGCCCCGTGACGGCGCCGTTCACATCCGCCGCATAGGACAGGACGTATTGGTTTATGGCAAACTCGGCCATCACCGCCAGGTCGCCCGCCACATTGGCGTCCGTCCGCCGCGCGGTTGCCACCCCGTCGCTCCACCGGACAAAGTGGCGCCCCACGGCGGGAACCGCCTCGACCGCCGCGCCGGACGCGCCATAGGCCACGGTCTGGAGCGCGGCCCCGGAAAGCGCGCCACCCGGCCCCGCCGTGTACGCCAGGGTGTGCAGATTTACGGCGAACTCCGCCCGCACGACAAGGTCCCCCCGGATATTCTCGTCTGTTCTCAGGTTCTGGACAAACCCGTCACTCCATTGGACGAAACGGTAGCCGGGATTTGGGACCGCCTCCACCGGGGCTGAGGCCGCGCCGTAGTCCACCGTCTGCCGGGACTCACCGGCAATTGAACCGCCCACCTCCGACAGATAAGTCAGAAGAAACGTGTTGATGGCGAACTCCGCCGTCACGCTGATGTTCCCCGTGACACTCGTGTCCGTGCGCGGGTTCCGCGTGGACCCGTCACTCCAGCGCACAAAATGATATCCCGTGTCCGGCACCGCCCTCACCGCCGTCCCGGAGGAGCGGTGATTCACAATTTGCGCCGTCTCACCTGAAAGGGTGCCGCCCGGCCCCGCCGTGTATTCGAGGGTGTAAGGATTGCCCTCAAAGACCGCCGCCACCGTGAGGTTTCCCGTCACATTGGTGTCCACGCGCCTGGTGGTCATGACGCCGTCGCTCCAGTACAGGAAATGGTATCCCGCCGCGGGGACCGCCTCCACCTCCACGCCGTCCCCCCCATGTGCGACAGACTGCACTTTCGTTCCAGTGACAGAGCCGCCCGTTCCCGCCAGGTAGGACAGCAGGTATGAGGTTTCCGGCAGATCAAACTGGGCATAATACGGGCGCGAAACGCTGCGGAAGGCGGTAAACTCGCCGCCCGCATGGACCTTCAGGCCTGAAACTGCAAGGGCACGGACCGTGTTGCTCGGGTTGGGACTCCAGGATGTGGCGGCGCCCGTCACCGGGTCCAGCCCGGCGATGCGGGAGCGCGCCTGCCCGCCGATGTTATTGAACCGTCCCCCCGCGTACACCGCCGTTCCGGACGCCGCAAGGGCATACACCGTGTCGTCCGCATCAGGGTTCCAGTCCGTGGCTGAACTTGTCGTGATGCCCACCGCCCCAAGCCTGTTCCGGGCCTTGGTTCCAATTGTTGTGAAGGACCCGCCCAAATAGACATTCGTGCCGGCAACCGCAAGGGCATGGACCGTACCGCCCGGATTGGGGTTCCAGGAGGTGGCATTTCCCGTCATTATGTCTATGGCGGCCAGATTGCTGCGTGACTGCCCGCCGACACTCCCGAATGAGCCGCCCACGCAGACATTCGCGCCGGCGACCGCAAGGGCATAGACCGTGCCGTTCGGGTTGGGGTTCCAGCCTGCGACCCCGCCGGAGAAGTCTATCGCGGCGAGATTCCTGCGGGGCTCCCCGCCGATGGTGGTGAAATAACCGCCCGCGTAAACGGCTGTCCCGGAAACCGCGAGGGCGTTTATCTGGCCGTCGGCGCCGGGATTCCACGGGGTGACCCCACCCGTTTCGGTGTCAATGGCGGCGAGACGGCCACGCGGCTGGCCACCAAGGTTCATAAATCTCCCCCCCGCGTACACAGTTGCGCCTGAAACCGCAAGGGTGTCCACCGTCGCGTCCGCTCCGGGGTTCCAGGCCGTGGCCCGGCCCAAAGCGTCAAGCGCGGCGATGTTGTTTCTCATCCCGCCCGCCACACTGAGAAAACTGCCCCCCGCATAGACCAGACCGCCCGCGACAGCCACGGTGAGAACCGATGCGGAGGTGTCGGAAGCCCATTCCGTGGCGGCGCCTGTCGTCCTGTCAATAAGGGCAATGTTGCCGCGGTCCGCGCCGCCAATGCGGCTGAACCACCCCCCGGCGCAGACGACTGTTCCTGAAACGGCAAGGCTATAAACAACAAAGCCGTCAGTGTCCGGGTTCCATCCCGTGACGCCCCCGGTTGCGGTGTCCACAGCGGCGATGCCGTTGCGCGGCTGCCCGCCGATTTTCGAGAACCCCCCGCCCGAATAATCTGATGTTTCGAAAACGGCATGGGCGCGCACCAGGCCGTTAACGTTGGGATTCCAATCGGCGGCATCACCCGCCGCAGTGTCAAGCGCGGCCAACCGGTTGCGCGGCTGTCCGCCGATGAAGGTGAATGCGCCGCCCGCATAGACCATGCCGCCCGAAACGACGAGGGCCCAAGCGGAGTCATTCGCGCCGGGGTCCCAGCCCGTCGCGGCGCCTGTCGCCTTGTCGAGCCCGGCGATGCGGTTGCGCAACTGCCCGCCCACCGTGATGAACGCCCCCCCCGCATAAACCGTATCCCCAAAAACCGCGAGCGCATACACCGAATTATCCACGTTGGGATTCCACTCCGTCGCGCTTCCCGTCACGGCGTCAAATGCGGCGATGCGGCTGCGCGGCTGCCCGTCCGCTGTGGTGAAGGCGCCGCCCGCGTAAAGCGTATCCCCTGAAACCGCTAGCGCATGCACCGCGCCGTCCACGCCGGGATTCCAGACGGGGTCCACCGACCCGTCAGCCAAAACATGGGCGAGCCGGTTTCTGGCCTCATCGCCCACGCGCGTGAAGTCCCCGCCAATGTACCACCCCCCCGCCCCGTCGGAGACGACCGCACGAACGGTGCCGTTGACCTGCGGGTACTGGTCAACCGGCTGTCCCGTGGCAAGGTCAATGGGGACGCCCCGCCCCGTGAAAGGACCCACATGGGTAAAATTCCCGCCGATGTAGGTGATGTCCCCCACGCAGGCTATTGCGTTTACCGTGCCGTTGGTCACCCATGCGTCCGGGTTTGGGGTGGCGCTCTGGGCCAACGCATTGGAAGTGCAGAGCAGGAGGATCACCGACAACAGCATCCCCGTCCCCGTATTTTTAATCCCGTTCATGCAAAGCGTCCTCCATCCCATGCGCCGACCGGTGCCGCAGACGCGGTTGTCCATGCGGCGCCGGTCATTGCCCAACCCCTTGAACAAAATCCAACCGCGCCGCCCACAAGGCCAGTATATCAGAGACGGCGTAAAAACAAAATCATTCTTTGTGAAAAGGTGGGGTGTTCCCGGCAGCCCTTCATAGATGCGGGAGGCGTGTCTTGCTGAAATCTGGCGGCCATCAGGACAGGAGGGTGTTTCTTGGGATATCCGAGGAAGAACATCCCCGGTCGCTCCGCGACCACCTGCCTTCGCCAAGAGGCTACGGCAAGGCACGCCCCCTTCGGAAGGGGGACAGGGGGGCGTCCCTTCAGTTCCCGCATGACCAACAAGACGGCAACGGCCCACGGCCAAATGGGGCTGTCCCACCGGGCGGATCAAACGCCAAGGGCATGTTCCACCCATGATCCGGCGGGGGATGTCAGCGCGCGGGAATTTCCGCGCCCATGGCGCGGCGCAGGGCCTCGGCGGCGGCGCGGGGGTCGGGGGCGGCGGTGACGGCGGTGACCACGGCGCAGCGTTGCGCGCCGCGCGCGGTGACCTGCTGGATGTTTTCCAGCTTGATGCCGCCCATGCAGGTGAAGGGGACGCGGAGGTGCGGGCGGATGGTGTCTATCATGCCAAGACCGACGGTGCCGGTGGGCACGCTCTTGGTCTGGGTGTCGAAGACGGGGCCGATGTTCACGTAGCTGGCCCCGGCGTTCTGCGCCTCCAGCGCCTCCTCGAGGCTGTGGCTGGACGCACCAAGGACCAGTTCCGGGGCGAGGCCGCGCGCCACGCCCACGGGCAGATCGCTTTGCCCCAGATGGACGCCATCGGCG
This region of Candidatus Hydrogenedentota bacterium genomic DNA includes:
- the thiE gene encoding thiamine phosphate synthase, giving the protein MRLFDAADLYVVITEAFCAGRPALDVLDACLAAGVRLVQMREKDRSDMALYELGLAFRKLTRDAGALMIVDDRLDLALAVNADGVHLGQSDLPVGVARGLAPELVLGASSHSLEEALEAQNAGASYVNIGPVFDTQTKSVPTGTVGLGMIDTIRPHLRVPFTCMGGIKLENIQQVTARGAQRCAVVTAVTAAPDPRAAAEALRRAMGAEIPAR
- a CDS encoding InlB B-repeat-containing protein, whose translation is MNGIKNTGTGMLLSVILLLCTSNALAQSATPNPDAWVTNGTVNAIACVGDITYIGGNFTHVGPFTGRGVPIDLATGQPVDQYPQVNGTVRAVVSDGAGGWYIGGDFTRVGDEARNRLAHVLADGSVDPVWNPGVDGAVHALAVSGDTLYAGGAFTTADGQPRSRIAAFDAVTGSATEWNPNVDNSVYALAVFGDTVYAGGAFITVGGQLRNRIAGLDKATGAATGWDPGANDSAWALVVSGGMVYAGGAFTFIGGQPRNRLAALDTAAGDAADWNPNVNGLVRAHAVFETSDYSGGGFSKIGGQPRNGIAAVDTATGGVTGWNPDTDGFVVYSLAVSGTVVCAGGWFSRIGGADRGNIALIDRTTGAATEWASDTSASVLTVAVAGGLVYAGGSFLSVAGGMRNNIAALDALGRATAWNPGADATVDTLAVSGATVYAGGRFMNLGGQPRGRLAAIDTETGGVTPWNPGADGQINALAVSGTAVYAGGYFTTIGGEPRRNLAAIDFSGGVAGWNPNPNGTVYALAVAGANVCVGGSFGSVGGQSRSNLAAIDIMTGNATSWNPNPGGTVHALAVAGTNVYLGGSFTTIGTKARNRLGAVGITTSSATDWNPDADDTVYALAASGTAVYAGGRFNNIGGQARSRIAGLDPVTGAATSWSPNPSNTVRALAVSGLKVHAGGEFTAFRSVSRPYYAQFDLPETSYLLSYLAGTGGSVTGTKVQSVAHGGDGVEVEAVPAAGYHFLYWSDGVMTTRRVDTNVTGNLTVAAVFEGNPYTLEYTAGPGGTLSGETAQIVNHRSSGTAVRAVPDTGYHFVRWSDGSTRNPRTDTSVTGNISVTAEFAINTFLLTYLSEVGGSIAGESRQTVDYGAASAPVEAVPNPGYRFVQWSDGFVQNLRTDENIRGDLVVRAEFAVNLHTLAYTAGPGGALSGAALQTVAYGASGAAVEAVPAVGRHFVRWSDGVATARRTDANVAGDLAVMAEFAINQYVLSYAADVNGAVTGPTPQTVDHGQDGASVTAVPDTGHHFVRWSDGSTQNPRTDLNVAGDVDVTAKFALNRYTLTYRAGANGTITGTAPQEVNHGEDGAPVEAVPDTGYRFVVWSDGSAQNPRTDLNVTADLTVTAAFAVSRHTLSYTAGGGGSILGASTQTVPYGSGGTAVEAVPEEGYHFVQWSDGSVGNPRLDVNVTADLAVAAEFAVNTYTLNYTAGAGGAILGAAAQTVPYGSGGTAVEAVPEEGYHFVQWSDGSVENPRLDLEVTSDLSVTAEFAADSPEGEGEGEGEPPVPPTAEEARALLAAGLVAADTDGDGSISFAEAAAAVEGLTRAVFDELDANADGVLDRAELGLDAGDGCGCGCVKSDFSPAGLRKRLGDLFLAGLALGLLAVWGARRK